In a single window of the Delftia tsuruhatensis genome:
- a CDS encoding inorganic phosphate transporter, which produces METVQAALWVVILLVVLALLFDFMNGFHDAANSIATVVSTGVLKPTQAVAFAAFFNVVAVFVFHLSVAATVGKGIVQPGIVDTHVVFGALVGAIAWNVITWIYGIPSSSSHALIGGIVGAVMAKAGAGALIAGGIWKTVAFIFVSPLLGYLLGSLMMVLVAWVCRRAAPNKVDRWFRRLQLVSAGAYSLGHGGNDAQKTIGIIWLLLIATGYANAGDAEPPMWTIVSCYLAIGLGTMFGGWRIVKTMGQKITKLKPVGGFCAESGGALTLFFATFLGVPVSTTHTITGAIVGVGSTQRASAVRWGVAGNIVWAWVLTIPASAFVASIAYWISLQLY; this is translated from the coding sequence ATGGAAACCGTACAAGCGGCCCTGTGGGTCGTGATCCTGCTGGTGGTGCTGGCCTTGCTGTTCGACTTCATGAACGGCTTCCACGATGCGGCCAACTCGATCGCCACCGTGGTCTCCACGGGGGTGCTCAAGCCCACGCAGGCCGTGGCCTTCGCGGCCTTCTTCAACGTGGTGGCGGTCTTCGTCTTCCACCTGAGTGTGGCGGCCACCGTGGGCAAGGGCATCGTGCAGCCCGGCATCGTGGACACGCACGTGGTGTTCGGTGCCCTGGTGGGCGCCATCGCCTGGAACGTGATCACCTGGATCTATGGCATTCCCAGCAGCTCCTCGCATGCGCTGATCGGCGGTATCGTGGGTGCCGTGATGGCCAAGGCCGGCGCGGGCGCGCTGATCGCGGGCGGCATCTGGAAGACCGTGGCCTTCATCTTCGTCTCGCCGCTGCTGGGCTACCTGCTGGGCTCGCTGATGATGGTGCTGGTGGCCTGGGTCTGCCGGCGTGCCGCTCCCAACAAGGTGGACCGCTGGTTCCGCCGGCTGCAGCTGGTCTCTGCCGGTGCCTACAGCCTGGGCCATGGCGGCAATGATGCGCAAAAGACCATCGGCATCATCTGGCTGCTGCTGATCGCCACGGGCTATGCCAACGCCGGCGATGCCGAGCCGCCGATGTGGACCATCGTCAGCTGCTACCTGGCCATCGGACTGGGTACCATGTTCGGCGGCTGGCGCATCGTCAAGACCATGGGCCAGAAGATCACCAAGCTCAAGCCCGTAGGCGGTTTCTGCGCCGAAAGCGGCGGGGCGCTGACGCTGTTCTTCGCCACCTTCCTTGGCGTTCCGGTGTCGACCACCCACACCATCACCGGCGCCATCGTCGGTGTGGGCTCGACCCAGCGCGCCAGCGCCGTGCGCTGGGGCGTGGCCGGCAACATCGTCTGGGCCTGGGTGCTGACGATCCCGGCCAGCGCCTTCGTGGCATCCATCGCCTACTGGATCAGCCTGCAGCTGTATTGA